The Methylorubrum populi genome contains a region encoding:
- a CDS encoding transglutaminase-like cysteine peptidase, which yields MRTTRTDHLKTGLAMGLLAVLAFCVGLLCDGARAQTTTQTATQTFAALPAAGAGLTAGAEARPILAWTEFCQSYPAECAFDRTEPARITLTPALWSTIVSVNRRVNGAIDPVTDQEHWGRPDRWDLAEDGRGDCEDYQLLKRRMLAAAGLPRRAMRMTVVIDEKGEGHAVLTLITDRGDYILDNKTNTVMPWAQTGYVFIKREGQETLAWVSLGGASSPATTANR from the coding sequence ATGCGCACCACCAGGACGGATCATCTCAAGACGGGGCTCGCGATGGGCCTGCTGGCGGTGCTGGCCTTCTGCGTCGGCCTGCTCTGCGATGGGGCCAGGGCGCAGACGACGACGCAGACGGCGACGCAGACCTTCGCCGCCCTGCCCGCGGCGGGCGCCGGCCTGACCGCCGGGGCCGAGGCGCGCCCGATCCTGGCCTGGACCGAATTCTGCCAGTCCTACCCGGCCGAATGCGCCTTCGACCGGACCGAGCCGGCCCGCATCACCCTCACTCCCGCCCTCTGGTCGACGATCGTGTCGGTCAACCGCCGGGTGAACGGGGCGATCGACCCCGTCACCGATCAGGAGCATTGGGGCCGCCCCGACCGCTGGGACCTCGCCGAGGACGGTCGCGGCGATTGCGAGGACTATCAGCTCCTCAAGCGCCGGATGCTCGCCGCCGCGGGCCTGCCCCGCCGGGCGATGCGGATGACGGTAGTGATCGACGAGAAGGGCGAGGGCCACGCCGTGCTCACCCTGATCACCGACCGCGGCGACTACATCCTCGACAACAAGACCAACACGGTGATGCCCTGGGCCCAGACCGGCTACGTCTTCATCAAGCGCGAGGGGCAGGAGACCTTGGCATGGGTTTCGCTGGGCGGAGCGAGCTCTCCCGCCACCACGGCGAACCGCTGA
- a CDS encoding transglutaminase-like cysteine peptidase produces MRYAVLRSVGDGSAFPRGNVRRRLRRTAHLALVGATLLIGGAAAPVQPSQARTVAGLPEPGTAADPGAPARPVAAWNEFCARYPSECAVDLSEPALVILTPAVWHTLTTVNRRVNGRIKPITDMAHWGVVDRWDFPDDGFGDCEDIQLLKRRMLAERRLPRRAMRMTVVIDEIGEGHAVLMVRTDRGDLILDNKTNAVLPWQRTGYSFVKREGQDGKAWVSLNDGASPVTTANR; encoded by the coding sequence ATGCGGTACGCGGTGCTTCGGAGCGTCGGCGACGGATCGGCGTTCCCCCGCGGGAACGTGCGGCGGCGCCTCCGCCGGACGGCCCACCTCGCCCTGGTCGGCGCCACGCTGCTCATCGGCGGCGCCGCGGCCCCGGTCCAGCCGAGCCAGGCCCGGACCGTCGCGGGCTTGCCCGAGCCCGGCACCGCCGCCGATCCCGGCGCGCCGGCCCGGCCGGTGGCGGCCTGGAACGAATTCTGCGCCCGCTACCCGTCCGAATGCGCGGTCGATCTCTCCGAGCCCGCCCTCGTCATCCTGACGCCCGCGGTCTGGCACACGCTGACCACCGTGAACCGCCGGGTCAACGGCCGCATCAAGCCGATCACCGACATGGCCCATTGGGGCGTGGTCGACCGCTGGGACTTCCCCGACGACGGCTTCGGCGATTGCGAGGACATCCAGCTCCTCAAGCGCCGGATGCTGGCCGAGCGGCGCCTGCCCCGCCGGGCGATGCGGATGACGGTGGTGATCGACGAGATCGGCGAGGGCCACGCCGTCCTGATGGTGCGCACCGACCGGGGCGACCTGATCCTCGACAACAAGACCAACGCGGTGCTGCCCTGGCAGCGCACCGGCTACAGCTTCGTCAAGCGCGAGGGACAGGACGGCAAGGCCTGGGTCAGCCTCAACGACGGCGCCTCCCCCGTCACCACCGCCAACCGCTGA
- a CDS encoding ATP-binding protein, whose translation MPCSEDDPGDPPSRRPSPAAGAEERTDTGFLAAFLAALPLPALLLEASEAGLTITQANPALLALTGRAETELLGREIEALACRHGDHAGWHALREALGRGEAAEAELLFARGAASFWGTIHLMPIGTLPIETSPVETRPGATARVLGQIVDVTRRRDAEDALALSRQREALGLLTNSVAHEFNNFLQILIGYIDGLKRRLGDRPEPFIQRAVTRSTEASERAAVLTRQLLAHSRRIAPDVRPVDLGAAVTAGIDRLRPGLPPGIRLDLSIPDDLPPALCNPIQLELGLSHILANACEAMAGRGHIRVALFAIAPGDRSLQRPEAGAVGLTVSDTGHGLSPEMLSRALAPFATTRESGRGAGLAIVHGLMKRQNGTISIESRPGEGASVRLVFPAAR comes from the coding sequence ATGCCGTGCTCCGAAGACGATCCGGGCGATCCGCCCTCCCGCCGCCCCTCGCCTGCGGCCGGCGCCGAGGAGCGAACCGATACCGGCTTCCTCGCCGCTTTCCTCGCCGCCCTCCCCCTGCCCGCCCTCCTGCTCGAAGCGTCGGAGGCCGGGCTGACGATCACGCAGGCCAACCCCGCCCTGCTGGCGCTGACCGGACGCGCCGAGACCGAACTGCTCGGCCGTGAGATCGAGGCGCTCGCCTGCCGCCACGGCGACCATGCCGGCTGGCATGCCCTGCGGGAGGCGCTGGGACGCGGCGAGGCGGCGGAGGCCGAGCTGCTGTTCGCCCGCGGCGCCGCCTCGTTCTGGGGCACGATCCACCTCATGCCCATCGGAACCCTGCCCATCGAAACCTCGCCCGTCGAGACCCGGCCCGGCGCGACCGCACGCGTCCTCGGCCAGATCGTCGACGTGACGCGGCGGCGGGACGCGGAGGATGCGCTCGCCCTGTCGCGGCAGCGCGAGGCGCTCGGGCTGCTCACCAACAGCGTGGCCCACGAGTTCAACAACTTCCTGCAGATCCTGATCGGCTACATCGACGGGCTGAAGCGGCGCCTCGGCGACCGGCCCGAACCGTTCATCCAGCGGGCGGTGACCCGCTCCACCGAGGCCTCCGAGCGCGCCGCCGTGCTCACCCGCCAGCTTCTCGCCCATTCCCGGCGGATCGCCCCGGACGTGCGCCCGGTCGATCTCGGCGCCGCCGTGACGGCGGGCATCGATCGCCTGCGGCCCGGCCTGCCGCCGGGAATCCGGCTCGACCTGTCGATCCCCGACGACCTCCCGCCGGCCCTGTGCAATCCGATCCAGCTCGAACTGGGCCTGAGCCACATCCTCGCCAATGCCTGCGAGGCCATGGCCGGGCGGGGCCATATCCGCGTGGCGCTGTTCGCGATCGCGCCCGGAGACCGCTCGCTGCAGCGCCCGGAGGCCGGAGCGGTCGGCCTCACGGTCTCGGATACCGGGCACGGCCTGTCGCCGGAGATGCTGTCGCGGGCGCTCGCCCCCTTCGCCACGACGCGGGAATCCGGCCGGGGCGCGGGGCTCGCCATCGTCCACGGCCTGATGAAGCGCCAGAACGGCACGATCTCCATCGAGAGCCGGCCCGGCGAGGGGGCGAGCGTACGCCTCGTCTTCCCCGCCGCCCGCTGA
- a CDS encoding TIM44-like domain-containing protein, which produces MASSPARRRRVVTLLALAAALAVAAPAVDARPGGGGGMGSRGSKTFSAPPGTATSPGAMGPIQRSQTSPSSGFNNPGMAGPNQGRRFGGGFLGGMLGAGLLGALLGAGFAGGLGGIGSFLGLIFQIGLIAFLVMLAVRFFRRRQEGQPAMAGNGGHARSGLPQGGTNPMGGGARPQPVQVQPADFQVFERSLTEIQGAYGREDVATLRRLATPEMVGYFEEELRANAARGVVNRISDVKLLQGDLSEAWREGPVEFATVAMRFSLRDEVFERAGNRHVENGPQEAKEFWTFVREPGGPWLLSAIQQGR; this is translated from the coding sequence ATGGCTTCCTCCCCCGCGCGCCGTCGGCGCGTCGTGACCCTCCTCGCGCTCGCGGCCGCGCTGGCCGTGGCGGCGCCCGCCGTCGATGCGCGGCCGGGCGGCGGCGGTGGCATGGGCTCGCGCGGCTCGAAGACCTTCAGCGCGCCGCCCGGCACCGCGACCTCCCCCGGCGCGATGGGCCCGATCCAGCGCTCGCAGACGAGCCCAAGTTCCGGCTTCAACAATCCCGGCATGGCCGGTCCGAACCAGGGTCGGCGCTTCGGCGGCGGCTTCCTCGGCGGCATGCTCGGCGCGGGCCTGCTCGGCGCCCTGCTGGGTGCGGGCTTCGCCGGGGGCCTCGGCGGCATCGGCTCGTTCCTCGGCCTGATCTTCCAGATCGGCCTGATCGCCTTCCTCGTGATGCTGGCGGTGCGCTTCTTCCGCCGCCGCCAGGAGGGTCAGCCCGCCATGGCCGGCAACGGCGGTCACGCCCGCTCGGGCCTGCCGCAAGGTGGGACGAACCCGATGGGCGGCGGTGCCCGGCCGCAACCGGTCCAGGTCCAGCCGGCCGACTTCCAGGTCTTCGAGCGCTCGCTCACCGAGATCCAGGGCGCCTATGGCCGCGAGGACGTCGCCACCCTGCGCCGCCTCGCGACGCCGGAGATGGTCGGCTACTTCGAGGAGGAGCTGCGCGCCAACGCCGCCCGCGGCGTGGTCAACCGCATCTCGGACGTGAAGCTGCTGCAGGGCGACCTGTCGGAGGCGTGGCGCGAGGGCCCCGTCGAGTTCGCCACCGTGGCCATGCGCTTCTCCCTGCGCGACGAGGTGTTCGAGCGCGCCGGCAACCGCCACGTCGAGAACGGCCCGCAGGAGGCCAAGGAGTTCTGGACCTTCGTGCGCGAGCCGGGCGGCCCGTGGCTGCTCTCGGCGATCCAGCAGGGGCGCTGA
- a CDS encoding Trm112 family protein: protein MADTATPPVEATRVDPRLLELLVCPLTKEPLEYDSAREELISRSAKLAYPIRDGIPIMLPEEARSLTE from the coding sequence ATGGCCGACACCGCCACCCCGCCCGTCGAAGCGACCCGGGTCGATCCCCGCCTGCTCGAACTGCTGGTCTGCCCGCTGACCAAGGAACCGCTGGAATACGACTCCGCCCGCGAGGAACTGATCAGCCGCTCCGCCAAGCTCGCCTACCCGATCCGCGACGGCATCCCGATCATGCTGCCGGAAGAGGCCCGCTCGCTGACGGAGTGA
- a CDS encoding LON peptidase substrate-binding domain-containing protein, whose amino-acid sequence MSTQPGFKSPADCPALIPVFPLPGALLLPRGQMPLNIFEPRYLAMVDDALRSERIIGMIQPDADGGGSPLAPRLYRVGCAGRISQFAETGDGRYLISLTGVSRFRVESELAVTTAYRRCQVSYDAFARDFEPRAGEEAVDRADVLRALRNFIEANDLQVDWAGIEEAPNEALVNALCMMSPFGVREKQAMLEAADLKTRAEVLVAVTEMELVRASGSEPTLQ is encoded by the coding sequence ATGAGCACGCAGCCGGGGTTCAAGTCGCCGGCGGATTGTCCCGCCCTCATCCCGGTCTTCCCGCTGCCGGGGGCGCTGCTCCTGCCGCGGGGACAGATGCCGCTCAACATCTTCGAGCCGCGCTACCTCGCCATGGTGGACGACGCGCTGCGCTCCGAGCGGATCATCGGCATGATCCAGCCGGACGCGGACGGGGGCGGTTCGCCGCTGGCGCCGCGGCTCTACCGGGTCGGCTGCGCCGGGCGGATCAGCCAGTTCGCCGAGACCGGTGACGGGCGCTATCTGATCTCGCTCACCGGTGTCAGCCGATTCCGGGTCGAGAGCGAACTCGCCGTCACCACCGCCTATCGCCGCTGCCAAGTGTCCTACGACGCCTTCGCCCGGGACTTCGAGCCGCGGGCCGGGGAGGAGGCGGTGGACCGCGCGGACGTGCTGCGCGCCTTGCGCAACTTCATCGAGGCCAACGACCTCCAGGTCGACTGGGCCGGCATCGAGGAAGCGCCGAACGAGGCGCTCGTCAACGCCTTGTGCATGATGAGCCCGTTCGGGGTGCGCGAGAAGCAGGCGATGCTGGAGGCCGCCGACCTCAAGACCCGGGCCGAGGTGCTGGTCGCGGTCACCGAGATGGAGCTCGTCCGCGCCAGCGGCTCCGAGCCGACGCTGCAATAG
- a CDS encoding co-chaperone YbbN has product MLDANAAAGAPAADGLIKDTTTAGFRQDVIAESMNQPVIVDFWAPWCGPCKQLTPVLEKVVRAAGGRVKLAKLNIDEHPGVWQQIGQQLGLQSIPAVIAIDRGRPADAFMGAVPESEVRAFVDRLAGPSEIDQVLEEAAAVASAGDLASAAELYGAVLREEPANLKAIAGLAKTRLELGETENARQVLAMVPAAKADDPLLAGVRAALELAEQAGSLGDLAGLRRRIEADANDFQARFDLALGLNGAGKRDEAVDQLVAIARADRSWNEDAARKQLLQFFEAWGLMDPAAIRGRRQLSTLLFS; this is encoded by the coding sequence ATGCTCGATGCCAATGCCGCCGCCGGCGCACCCGCCGCCGACGGCCTCATCAAGGACACCACCACGGCGGGGTTCCGGCAGGACGTCATCGCCGAATCGATGAACCAGCCGGTGATCGTCGATTTCTGGGCGCCCTGGTGCGGCCCCTGCAAGCAGCTCACCCCGGTGCTGGAGAAGGTGGTGCGGGCGGCGGGCGGCCGGGTGAAGCTCGCCAAGCTCAACATCGACGAGCATCCGGGCGTCTGGCAGCAGATCGGCCAGCAGCTCGGCCTGCAATCGATCCCCGCTGTGATCGCGATCGACCGCGGCCGGCCCGCCGACGCCTTCATGGGCGCCGTGCCGGAATCCGAGGTACGCGCCTTCGTCGACCGCCTCGCCGGCCCCTCCGAGATCGATCAGGTGCTGGAGGAGGCCGCGGCGGTCGCCTCCGCCGGCGACCTCGCCTCGGCCGCCGAACTCTACGGCGCCGTGCTGCGCGAGGAGCCGGCGAACCTGAAGGCCATCGCCGGACTGGCCAAGACCCGGCTCGAACTCGGTGAGACCGAGAACGCCAGGCAGGTTCTCGCCATGGTCCCCGCAGCCAAGGCCGACGATCCGCTGCTCGCGGGCGTGCGCGCCGCGCTCGAACTCGCCGAGCAGGCCGGGAGCCTGGGCGACCTTGCCGGGTTGCGGAGGCGGATCGAAGCCGACGCAAACGACTTCCAGGCCCGTTTCGACCTCGCGCTCGGCCTCAACGGGGCCGGAAAGCGCGACGAGGCGGTCGATCAGCTCGTGGCCATCGCCCGGGCCGACCGGAGCTGGAACGAGGATGCCGCGCGCAAGCAACTGCTCCAGTTCTTCGAGGCCTGGGGCCTGATGGACCCGGCCGCGATCCGCGGGCGCCGGCAGCTCTCGACGCTGCTGTTCTCGTGA
- a CDS encoding acyl-CoA dehydrogenase family protein yields the protein MAASPAVQPANDPKDFVALAKDAAAGAKALVAEATARVKARVTGPGGKLDAGALEREQHAAHGLSWLATYGEAVRELAGYAERLQGEGSFGETEALLVKIGVGEYLDQMFGGIPMSQGEMVRPTALGFTAAELASLRTPAIDAAIAEGNTPANRAALVARIREAATSGAATIGASGLDADMEAIRTEMRRFGKAEVVEQAQAWHRENAYIPMSIIEKMAELGVFGLTIPEEYGGMGMPKAAMCVVSEELSRAYIGVGSLGTRSEIAAELILCGGTEEQKNRFLPRIASGEILPTAVFTEPNTGSDLASLRTKAVKDGEVWRITGNKTWITHPVRADIMTVLVRTKPEEKGHRGLSMLIAEKPRGDDENPFPVEGLSGGEIEVLGYRGMKEYELSFEGFAVPAANLLGEVEGKGFAQLMQTFESARIQTAARAIGVAQSALDIGLRYAEERVQFGKALVEFPRVADKLAMMAVEINIARQLTYFSAREKDEGKRCDLEAGMAKLLGARVAWAAADNALQIHGGNGFALEYPISRVLCDARILSIFEGAAEIQAQVIARRLLEQ from the coding sequence ATGGCCGCTTCCCCCGCCGTCCAGCCCGCCAACGACCCGAAGGATTTCGTCGCCCTGGCCAAGGACGCCGCCGCGGGCGCCAAGGCCCTCGTCGCCGAGGCCACCGCCCGCGTGAAGGCGCGGGTGACGGGCCCCGGGGGCAAGCTCGATGCGGGCGCGCTGGAGCGGGAGCAGCACGCCGCCCACGGCCTGTCCTGGCTCGCCACCTACGGCGAGGCGGTGCGCGAACTCGCCGGCTACGCCGAGCGGCTCCAGGGCGAGGGCAGCTTCGGCGAGACCGAGGCGCTGCTCGTGAAGATCGGCGTCGGCGAGTATCTCGACCAGATGTTCGGCGGCATCCCGATGAGCCAGGGCGAGATGGTGCGCCCGACTGCGCTCGGCTTCACCGCCGCCGAACTCGCGTCCTTGCGCACGCCGGCCATCGACGCGGCGATCGCCGAGGGCAACACGCCGGCCAACCGCGCCGCGCTGGTGGCCAGGATCCGCGAGGCGGCGACCTCGGGCGCGGCCACCATCGGCGCCTCGGGCCTCGACGCGGACATGGAGGCGATCCGCACCGAGATGCGCCGCTTCGGCAAGGCCGAGGTGGTGGAGCAGGCGCAGGCTTGGCACCGCGAGAACGCCTACATCCCGATGTCGATCATCGAGAAGATGGCGGAACTCGGCGTGTTCGGCCTCACCATTCCCGAGGAATACGGCGGCATGGGCATGCCCAAGGCCGCGATGTGCGTGGTCTCGGAGGAACTGTCGCGCGCCTATATCGGCGTCGGCTCGCTCGGCACCCGCTCGGAGATCGCCGCCGAGCTGATCCTGTGCGGCGGCACCGAGGAGCAGAAGAACCGCTTCCTGCCGCGGATCGCGAGCGGCGAGATCCTGCCGACCGCCGTCTTCACCGAGCCGAACACCGGCTCCGACCTCGCCAGCTTGCGCACCAAGGCGGTGAAGGACGGCGAGGTGTGGAGGATCACGGGCAACAAGACCTGGATCACCCACCCCGTGCGCGCCGACATCATGACCGTGCTGGTGCGCACCAAGCCGGAAGAGAAGGGCCACCGCGGCCTCTCGATGCTGATCGCCGAGAAGCCGCGCGGCGACGACGAAAACCCCTTCCCGGTCGAGGGCCTGTCCGGCGGCGAGATCGAGGTGCTCGGCTATCGCGGCATGAAGGAGTACGAACTCTCCTTCGAGGGCTTCGCCGTGCCAGCCGCCAACCTGCTCGGCGAGGTCGAGGGCAAGGGCTTCGCCCAGCTCATGCAGACCTTCGAATCCGCCCGCATCCAGACCGCGGCCCGCGCCATCGGCGTGGCCCAGTCGGCCCTCGACATCGGCCTGCGCTACGCCGAGGAGCGGGTGCAGTTCGGCAAGGCGCTGGTCGAGTTCCCGCGGGTGGCCGACAAGCTCGCGATGATGGCCGTGGAGATCAACATCGCCCGCCAGCTCACCTACTTCTCCGCCCGCGAGAAGGACGAGGGCAAGCGCTGCGATCTCGAGGCCGGCATGGCCAAGCTGCTCGGCGCCCGCGTCGCCTGGGCGGCGGCCGACAACGCCCTGCAGATCCATGGCGGCAACGGCTTCGCGCTGGAATACCCGATCAGCCGCGTGCTGTGCGACGCGCGCATCCTCTCGATCTTCGAGGGGGCCGCCGAGATCCAGGCCCAGGTCATCGCCCGGCGCCTGCTGGAGCAGTAA
- a CDS encoding DMT family transporter, translated as MPTLVSSLIPAAFVLIWASGFVAARYVAPYADPLAFVALRLPLVAGVLAGLALALGARWPRSAAGWRDGMVAGVMMQGIYVAGVFWSVHRGLPSGIAALVGSLQPLLTAAVSQPLLGERVGKRRWAGIGLGFLGTGLVLGPKLGAVDAAGIPPDALAVSLAAMLAMTAGTLWQKRKGAGADLVTNACLQFVGGTAFAVPLALVAGEIHLSPSLPLGLGMAWSVLVNSVGGILLLLALIRRGAVAGVASLLFLVPPVSAAIAYAMFGEALTPVQIAGMAVAAAGVGLASGPRAGARR; from the coding sequence ATGCCGACCCTCGTCTCCAGCCTGATCCCCGCCGCCTTCGTGCTGATCTGGGCGAGCGGCTTCGTCGCCGCGCGCTACGTCGCGCCCTACGCCGATCCGCTCGCCTTCGTGGCGCTCCGCCTCCCCCTGGTGGCGGGGGTGCTGGCGGGCCTCGCGCTCGCCCTGGGCGCCCGCTGGCCGAGGAGCGCCGCCGGCTGGCGCGACGGCATGGTCGCGGGCGTGATGATGCAGGGCATCTACGTGGCCGGGGTGTTCTGGTCGGTGCATCGCGGCTTGCCCTCCGGCATCGCGGCGCTGGTCGGCAGCCTTCAGCCGCTGCTGACGGCGGCCGTGTCGCAGCCGCTGCTCGGCGAGCGGGTGGGGAAGCGGCGCTGGGCCGGCATCGGGCTCGGCTTCCTCGGGACGGGGCTGGTGCTCGGGCCGAAGCTCGGGGCGGTCGATGCCGCCGGCATCCCGCCGGATGCCCTCGCCGTCTCGCTCGCCGCCATGCTGGCGATGACCGCCGGCACCCTCTGGCAGAAGCGGAAGGGGGCGGGCGCCGACCTCGTCACCAATGCCTGCCTGCAATTCGTCGGCGGCACCGCCTTCGCGGTCCCGCTCGCGCTCGTTGCCGGGGAGATCCATCTGAGCCCGAGCCTGCCGCTCGGCCTCGGCATGGCGTGGTCGGTCCTCGTCAACTCGGTCGGCGGCATCCTGCTGCTGCTGGCGCTGATCCGGCGCGGGGCGGTGGCCGGCGTCGCCTCGCTGCTCTTCCTCGTGCCGCCGGTCTCCGCGGCGATCGCCTACGCGATGTTCGGCGAGGCGCTGACCCCGGTGCAGATCGCCGGCATGGCGGTGGCGGCCGCCGGCGTCGGCCTGGCGAGCGGGCCTCGGGCCGGCGCAAGGCGGTGA
- a CDS encoding YihY/virulence factor BrkB family protein produces MERPASTQPQKPPPPLSRSRKILDVAGLAAQRFVAHDGWAIASHIALSMLTSLFPFLILLAALAGLIGTKSLADEAGTLIFDAVPREVAKPIVGEVHRLLTEQRGGVLTIGALLALYFSSSGVESLRVGLNRAYGIREMRPWWLTRLESIGYVVCGAFAMLAFALLVVLGPLIWRQLVFVAPGLEPLGLTVAIGRIGVTAFLIALVLVIAHKFVAAGRRPVLSVLPGIAVTLCLWFLAGLGFGFYLDRFSNAYASTYGGLATAMIFLVFLYWLAAMFLFGGEVNGTVIAARRRRLQARMRARQAEAARVTANPLA; encoded by the coding sequence ATGGAACGGCCCGCCTCGACTCAGCCGCAGAAACCGCCACCGCCCTTGAGCCGATCTCGAAAAATCCTCGACGTGGCCGGCCTCGCCGCGCAGCGCTTCGTCGCCCATGACGGCTGGGCGATCGCGAGCCACATCGCGCTGTCGATGCTGACCTCGCTGTTCCCGTTCCTGATCCTGCTCGCGGCGCTGGCCGGCCTGATCGGCACCAAGTCGCTGGCGGACGAGGCCGGCACGCTGATCTTCGACGCGGTGCCGCGGGAGGTGGCCAAGCCCATCGTCGGCGAGGTGCACCGCCTGCTCACCGAGCAGCGCGGCGGGGTGCTGACGATCGGCGCCCTGCTCGCGCTCTACTTCTCCTCCTCGGGCGTCGAGTCGCTGCGGGTCGGGCTCAATCGCGCCTACGGCATCCGCGAGATGCGGCCCTGGTGGCTCACCCGGCTCGAATCGATCGGCTACGTCGTCTGCGGCGCCTTCGCGATGCTGGCCTTCGCCCTGCTCGTGGTGCTCGGCCCCCTGATCTGGCGCCAGCTCGTCTTCGTGGCGCCGGGGCTGGAACCGCTGGGGCTCACCGTCGCCATCGGGCGCATCGGCGTGACCGCCTTCCTGATCGCGCTGGTGCTGGTGATCGCCCACAAGTTCGTGGCCGCCGGGCGGCGGCCGGTGCTGTCGGTGCTGCCGGGCATCGCCGTGACGCTGTGCCTGTGGTTCCTGGCCGGCCTCGGCTTCGGCTTCTACCTCGACCGCTTCTCGAACGCCTACGCCTCGACCTACGGGGGGCTGGCCACAGCGATGATCTTTCTGGTGTTCCTCTACTGGCTCGCGGCGATGTTCCTGTTCGGCGGCGAGGTGAACGGCACGGTCATCGCGGCACGGCGCCGACGCCTTCAGGCGCGGATGCGGGCGCGGCAGGCGGAGGCGGCGCGGGTGACGGCAAATCCCCTTGCGTGA
- the cysN gene encoding sulfate adenylyltransferase subunit CysN, with translation MTIHQSPEAFGYEAFLRKHQSKEVLRFITCGSVDDGKSTLIGRLLHDTKQIFDDQVTALQRDSRKHGTQGGEVDLALLVDGLQAEREQGITIDVAYRFFSTDRRSFIVADTPGHEQYTRNMATGASTADAAVILVDARHGLTRQTRRHALLVSLLGIHRVVLAINKMDLVGWSQDRFDAIVSGFQAFAAPLNFSEVRAIPLSAKNGDNVVLPGTAAAWYDGVPLLRYLEEVPVKPEERAAAFRMPVQWVNRPNPDFRGFAGLIASGSVAPGDAVTVAPSGKSSTVARIFTRDGDLERASEGQSVTLVLADEIDASRGAVIAASDAPLTLTDSLDVRLFWAAETELAPGAGLWAKVGTQTVNATVKAVRCRIDPETGQAGPAERLAVNDIGDVTLTLDRQIAVDPYVENRDTGSLILIDRETTDTAALGLVQTVAASAKASVPAASAATQPERARGGGLLAGLKRLFGG, from the coding sequence ATGACGATCCATCAGTCGCCGGAAGCGTTCGGCTACGAAGCCTTCCTGCGCAAGCACCAGTCGAAGGAGGTCTTGCGCTTCATCACCTGCGGCTCGGTCGATGACGGCAAGTCCACCCTGATCGGGCGGCTGCTGCACGACACCAAGCAGATCTTCGACGATCAGGTGACGGCGCTCCAGCGCGACTCGCGCAAGCACGGCACCCAAGGGGGCGAGGTCGATCTCGCGCTGCTGGTCGACGGCCTCCAGGCCGAGCGCGAGCAGGGCATCACCATCGACGTCGCCTACCGCTTCTTCTCGACCGACCGGCGCTCCTTCATCGTCGCCGACACCCCCGGCCACGAGCAGTACACCCGCAACATGGCGACCGGCGCCTCGACGGCCGACGCCGCCGTGATCCTGGTCGATGCCCGCCACGGGCTCACCCGCCAGACCCGGCGCCACGCGCTGCTGGTCTCGCTGCTGGGCATCCACCGGGTGGTCCTGGCCATCAACAAGATGGATCTCGTCGGCTGGTCGCAGGACAGGTTCGATGCCATCGTCTCCGGCTTCCAGGCCTTCGCCGCGCCGCTGAATTTCTCCGAGGTGCGCGCGATCCCGCTCTCGGCCAAGAACGGCGACAACGTCGTGCTGCCGGGCACCGCCGCCGCGTGGTACGATGGCGTTCCGCTGCTGCGCTACCTCGAAGAGGTGCCGGTGAAGCCGGAGGAGCGCGCCGCCGCCTTCCGCATGCCGGTGCAGTGGGTGAACCGCCCGAACCCGGATTTCCGCGGGTTTGCCGGGCTGATCGCCAGCGGTTCGGTCGCGCCCGGCGACGCCGTGACCGTCGCCCCCTCGGGCAAGAGCTCGACCGTCGCCCGCATCTTCACCCGTGACGGCGATCTGGAGCGGGCGAGCGAGGGCCAATCGGTCACGCTCGTGCTGGCGGACGAGATCGACGCCTCGCGCGGCGCCGTGATCGCGGCCTCGGACGCGCCGCTGACGCTCACCGACAGCCTCGACGTGCGCCTGTTCTGGGCCGCGGAGACCGAACTCGCTCCGGGCGCCGGCCTCTGGGCGAAGGTCGGCACGCAGACCGTGAACGCCACGGTGAAGGCGGTCCGTTGCCGGATCGATCCGGAGACCGGGCAGGCCGGCCCGGCGGAAAGGCTCGCGGTCAACGATATCGGCGACGTGACGCTGACCCTCGACCGGCAGATCGCCGTCGACCCTTACGTCGAGAACCGCGACACCGGCAGCCTGATCCTGATCGACCGGGAGACCACGGACACGGCGGCACTCGGCCTCGTCCAGACCGTCGCCGCCTCGGCCAAGGCCTCCGTGCCGGCCGCATCCGCGGCGACGCAGCCCGAACGGGCCCGCGGCGGCGGCCTGCTCGCCGGTCTCAAGCGGCTGTTCGGCGGATAG